A genomic segment from Streptomyces sp. NBC_00459 encodes:
- a CDS encoding RICIN domain-containing protein has product MASAQAYNPTGGILYQLGDEPCLKGRGNCAVYPKSAELPGGRLVASFEKSTVVTKSGSADGQTLPVYKSDDEGTSWQPLSEVKAPAYLSTDPRYAKYTSNWTNPYLYVLPQKVGALKKGTLLLASVVSGDDYYYKEHKAADPNWTPNNDGDRKDLAIALYSSVDEGRSWKVVNVIATAGWQGGSAGAVGRNIAAANTYRQVDPLWEPYLMVYDGKLVCFYSDENDYTGFDPATGVPVLDPANDTATDSHGQILAHRTWDGSAAKWSDPVVDVAGAAQDMGGGKTEIGGGRPGMTNVVPTTDGRWLLTFEYWGGGANTRYVIADSPLKFFRGSQTGMSVGSLPVVSGSRPLSGGGSPVLIRIPDGRLVYNASNSGDVWVNESGRSDGVWTEYQTTSPAGYSRNLQYVDSTGRVAILNNQGTSTIAFAEVDLGESSGTYYRLLNRKTGQVIGTGNRTNDANLGNGDVPDVTLEDAGAAANPDTQSWHVVTEPNGGTTLLNRSGGRAASIWTGNATVGQRIGQWVDNSATGSWNLIKTDGGFYKLQSLKNTNLYLTGATAGAPLTLQNAATDGSQDWKLVK; this is encoded by the coding sequence ATGGCCAGTGCGCAGGCCTACAACCCGACCGGCGGGATCCTCTACCAGCTCGGCGACGAGCCGTGTCTGAAGGGCCGGGGCAACTGCGCGGTCTACCCGAAGTCGGCGGAGCTGCCCGGCGGGCGGCTGGTCGCGTCGTTCGAGAAGTCCACCGTGGTGACGAAGTCGGGCAGCGCCGACGGCCAGACCCTCCCGGTCTACAAGAGCGACGACGAAGGAACGAGCTGGCAGCCGCTGTCCGAGGTCAAGGCTCCGGCGTACCTCTCCACGGACCCCAGGTACGCCAAGTACACGAGCAACTGGACCAACCCGTACCTCTACGTCCTTCCGCAGAAGGTCGGGGCGCTCAAGAAGGGCACCCTGCTGCTGGCCAGTGTGGTGTCGGGCGACGACTACTACTACAAGGAGCACAAGGCCGCCGACCCGAACTGGACGCCGAACAACGACGGTGACCGCAAGGACCTGGCGATCGCCCTGTACTCCAGTGTCGACGAGGGCAGGAGCTGGAAGGTCGTCAACGTCATCGCGACCGCCGGCTGGCAGGGCGGGAGCGCGGGCGCGGTCGGCCGGAACATCGCGGCGGCGAACACGTACCGGCAGGTGGACCCCCTCTGGGAGCCGTACCTGATGGTCTACGACGGCAAGCTGGTCTGCTTCTACTCCGACGAGAACGACTACACCGGCTTCGACCCGGCCACCGGTGTCCCGGTCCTCGACCCCGCCAACGACACGGCCACCGACTCGCACGGCCAGATCCTCGCCCACCGGACCTGGGACGGCAGTGCCGCCAAGTGGAGCGACCCGGTCGTCGACGTAGCCGGGGCCGCCCAGGACATGGGCGGCGGCAAGACGGAGATCGGCGGCGGACGGCCGGGCATGACCAACGTCGTCCCCACGACGGACGGCAGATGGCTGCTCACCTTCGAGTACTGGGGCGGCGGGGCCAACACCCGGTATGTGATCGCCGACAGCCCGCTGAAGTTCTTCCGCGGGAGCCAGACAGGCATGTCCGTCGGCTCGCTGCCGGTCGTATCCGGTTCCCGGCCGCTCTCGGGCGGCGGCAGCCCGGTCCTCATCCGGATCCCCGACGGGCGCCTGGTGTACAACGCCTCGAACAGCGGCGACGTCTGGGTCAACGAGAGCGGGCGCAGCGACGGGGTGTGGACGGAGTACCAGACGACCTCGCCGGCCGGCTACAGCCGCAACCTGCAGTACGTCGACAGCACCGGACGCGTCGCGATCCTCAACAACCAGGGCACCTCCACGATCGCCTTCGCCGAGGTCGACCTCGGCGAGTCGTCCGGCACGTACTACCGGCTGCTGAACCGGAAGACCGGACAGGTGATCGGCACCGGCAACAGGACCAACGACGCCAACCTGGGCAACGGGGACGTACCCGACGTGACCCTTGAGGACGCCGGGGCGGCGGCGAACCCCGACACCCAGTCCTGGCACGTGGTGACCGAGCCGAACGGCGGCACGACCCTGCTGAACAGGTCCGGCGGTCGCGCGGCCTCCATCTGGACCGGCAACGCGACGGTCGGCCAGCGCATCGGCCAGTGGGTCGACAACAGCGCCACGGGCAGCTGGAACCTGATCAAGACGGACGGCGGCTTCTACAAGCTCCAGTCGCTCAAGAACACGAACCTGTACCTGACCGGCGCGACGGCCGGGGCGCCTCTGACCTTGCAGAACGCGGCGACGGACGGCTCGCAGGACTGGAAGTTGGTCAAGTGA
- a CDS encoding S16 family serine protease — MLSRLTRPRAVAVCALPVVALLATAVFAPLPFAVAQPGMTANVLGENDGDAVITITGATPRETRGELRMTTIEATGPDTHVSLGDVLDGWFRTDQAVMPRDSVYPSGNSTKEIEEHNAAEMKESQDAAAEAALKYLDEDSGKIKVSLKLSDVGGPSAGLLFSLGIVDKLDGDGKGGDLTGGRTIAGTGTIDADGTVGAVGGVALKTQAARRDGATVFLVPRAECSDAESVLPKGLRLIPVTSLKGAIGALVALETGRGAVPSC; from the coding sequence GTGCTCTCTCGCCTCACGCGCCCCCGGGCCGTCGCCGTCTGTGCCCTGCCCGTCGTGGCCCTCCTCGCCACGGCCGTGTTCGCGCCGCTGCCGTTCGCCGTGGCGCAGCCCGGTATGACGGCGAACGTGCTCGGCGAGAATGACGGCGACGCGGTCATCACGATCACCGGCGCGACGCCCCGCGAGACGCGCGGCGAACTGAGGATGACGACCATCGAGGCGACCGGCCCGGACACCCACGTGAGCCTCGGCGACGTGCTCGACGGCTGGTTCCGTACCGACCAGGCCGTGATGCCGCGCGACTCGGTCTACCCGAGCGGCAACAGCACCAAGGAGATCGAGGAGCACAACGCGGCCGAGATGAAGGAGTCGCAGGACGCGGCGGCCGAGGCGGCCCTGAAGTACCTGGACGAGGACTCCGGCAAGATCAAGGTCAGCCTCAAGCTCTCCGACGTCGGCGGCCCCAGCGCGGGACTCCTCTTCTCCCTCGGCATCGTCGACAAGCTGGACGGTGACGGCAAGGGCGGTGACCTGACCGGTGGTCGCACCATCGCCGGTACGGGGACGATCGACGCGGACGGCACGGTCGGCGCGGTGGGGGGCGTGGCCCTGAAGACGCAGGCCGCGCGGCGGGACGGGGCGACCGTCTTCCTGGTGCCCAGGGCGGAGTGCTCGGACGCGGAGTCGGTGCTTCCGAAGGGGCTGCGGTTGATTCCGGTCACCTCGCTCAAGGGGGCGATCGGGGCGTTGGTGGCCTTGGAGACGGGGCGGGGGGCTGTGCCGAGTTGCTAG
- a CDS encoding IclR family transcriptional regulator, whose translation MTAETSQTLDRGLRVLKLLADTDHGLTVTELSTRLGVNRTVVYRLLATLEQHALVRRDLGGRARVGLGVLRLGRQVHPLVREAALPALRSLAEDIGATAHLTLVDGTEALAVAVVEPTWTDYHVAYRAGFRHPLERGAAGKAILSARQQPPTDPGYTLTHGELEAGASGAAAPLIGVTGVEGSVGVVMLADAVPERVGPRVMDAAREVSEALR comes from the coding sequence GTGACCGCGGAGACCTCCCAGACGCTCGACCGGGGACTGCGCGTCCTCAAGCTGCTCGCCGACACCGACCACGGTCTGACCGTCACCGAACTGTCGACCCGGCTCGGCGTGAACCGGACCGTCGTGTACCGCCTGCTGGCCACCCTGGAGCAGCACGCGCTCGTACGCCGTGATCTGGGCGGCCGGGCGAGGGTGGGGCTGGGAGTGCTGAGGCTGGGGCGTCAGGTGCACCCGCTCGTACGGGAGGCAGCGCTGCCCGCGCTCAGGTCGCTGGCCGAGGACATAGGCGCCACCGCCCATCTGACCCTGGTCGACGGGACGGAGGCGCTCGCCGTGGCCGTCGTCGAGCCGACCTGGACCGACTACCACGTGGCCTACCGGGCCGGTTTCCGCCACCCCCTGGAGCGCGGCGCGGCCGGCAAGGCCATCCTTTCCGCCCGGCAGCAGCCTCCCACCGACCCCGGATACACCCTCACGCACGGGGAGTTGGAGGCCGGCGCGAGCGGGGCCGCGGCTCCGCTGATCGGTGTGACGGGGGTCGAGGGGAGCGTCGGGGTCGTGATGCTCGCCGACGCGGTGCCCGAGCGGGTCGGGCCGCGGGTCATGGACGCGGCCCGGGAAGTGTCCGAGGCACTGCGCTGA